A genome region from Pseudomonadota bacterium includes the following:
- a CDS encoding ABC transporter substrate-binding protein — protein MKKHSVLKSVLIVLFLLTISFSAFGKEPYKIGWCGPLSGPAAYMGEVGKKTVMMVVDQVNAKGGINGNLVEVVYYDTENKPDVTVQVFNRLIKKDRVLAIVGPTTSVEATAAVNIAEQNKIPTIMPTLTSKVVVPIRKYVFKTPISDVETVEKSLQYFKAKGLTKIAVITSQDGYGEAGLEAIEKTAPGMGIEIVVKEKVGTMDNDMTPTVAKVRNSGAQALFEFTHLRPSVILSRNIKQVGLSIPVMRSMGCVQDAFLKDAEGTIEGHTGVTYKFIDAASLPDGDRQKPVIVRYQSDFLKKYGQKPIMFGANAYDAIHILVAALEKAGPDKNKIRDAIEKTTNYIGVGGIFNYSSTNHSPDHGSVIVYRVVRGKWEIVYKWSGVNGK, from the coding sequence ATGAAAAAGCACAGTGTTTTAAAATCGGTTTTGATAGTTCTATTTCTTCTGACGATTTCCTTTTCTGCATTTGGAAAAGAGCCTTACAAAATCGGCTGGTGTGGGCCCTTGTCAGGTCCTGCTGCCTACATGGGTGAGGTTGGTAAGAAAACCGTTATGATGGTAGTCGATCAGGTCAATGCCAAGGGTGGCATCAATGGTAATCTCGTTGAGGTTGTATATTATGATACAGAGAACAAACCTGATGTGACGGTTCAGGTGTTCAACAGACTGATAAAGAAGGATAGAGTGCTTGCCATTGTGGGCCCGACCACAAGTGTTGAGGCTACAGCAGCGGTGAACATAGCGGAACAAAACAAAATACCAACGATAATGCCAACTTTGACCTCAAAAGTTGTGGTGCCTATCAGAAAGTATGTTTTTAAAACACCAATCTCAGATGTGGAGACCGTAGAAAAATCTCTGCAATATTTTAAAGCAAAGGGTCTTACAAAGATAGCCGTGATTACATCCCAAGACGGGTATGGAGAAGCTGGATTGGAGGCAATTGAAAAAACTGCACCCGGGATGGGAATTGAGATAGTTGTGAAAGAGAAGGTTGGCACCATGGATAATGATATGACACCTACAGTTGCAAAAGTCAGAAACAGCGGAGCGCAGGCGTTATTTGAATTCACACACCTTAGACCATCGGTAATTCTCAGCCGCAACATCAAGCAGGTCGGGCTTTCCATTCCGGTTATGAGAAGTATGGGTTGTGTTCAAGATGCTTTCCTTAAGGATGCGGAAGGAACTATAGAGGGTCATACGGGAGTTACTTATAAATTTATAGATGCTGCATCTCTACCCGATGGCGACAGGCAGAAACCTGTTATAGTAAGGTATCAAAGCGACTTTCTTAAGAAGTATGGGCAGAAACCGATCATGTTTGGCGCCAATGCCTATGATGCTATTCATATTTTAGTAGCTGCTTTGGAGAAGGCGGGGCCGGATAAAAACAAAATCAGAGATGCGATTGAAAAAACGACCAACTATATCGGCGTTGGCGGCATTTTCAACTACTCAAGTACGAATCATAGCCCTGATCATGGGAGCGTCATCGTATATAGGGTGGTACGGGGTAAATGGGAAATCGTATATAAGTGGTCTGGGGTAAATGGGAAGTAG